A stretch of the Musa acuminata AAA Group cultivar baxijiao chromosome BXJ2-7, Cavendish_Baxijiao_AAA, whole genome shotgun sequence genome encodes the following:
- the LOC103993059 gene encoding uncharacterized protein LOC103993059, which yields MYIRVKRNKTTYFVQCDPTDTTLDIKQKLQALIDLPSNNQRLTLVATDVVLVDSMTLAEQRVENDAVVALTLRKDDNEFEEIYIARPEDFMSFS from the exons ATGTACATTCGAGTGAAGCGCAACAAGACAACCTACTTTGTGCAGTGTGATCCAACAGACACAACTTTGGATATAAAGCAGAAATTACAAGCCTTGATCGATCTACCTAGCAATAATCAACGTTTAACCTTGGTGGCAACTGATGTTGTATTAGTAGATTCAATGACATTAGCAGAACAGAGG GTTGAAAATGATGCTGTGGTGGCTTTGACTCTTAGAAAAG ATGATAATGAGTTTGAGGAGATTTACATTGCACGCCCTGAAGACTTCATGTCATTCTCCTGA